A stretch of the Streptococcus suis genome encodes the following:
- the ftsZ gene encoding cell division protein FtsZ — MAFSFEAAASHGAVIKVIGVGGGGGNAINRMIEEGVAGVEFIVANTDVQALSSSKAETVVQLGPKLTRGLGAGGQPEVGRKAAEESEEALTNVLSGADMVFITAGMGGGSGTGAAPVIARIAKNLGALTVAVVTRPFGFEGNKRGNFAIEGIEGLREQVDTLLIISNNNLLEIVDKKTPLLEALSEADNVLRQGVQGITDLITNPGLINLDFADVKTVMENKGNALMGIGIGTGEDRVVEAARKAIYSPLLETTIDGAEDVIVNVTGGYDMTLTEAEEASEIVNQAAGQGVNIWLGTSIDESMKDEIRVTVVATGVREEPTERASRSRVSEHVAPRRTQHFDLPTNPTPSASRDVTQPESPKASAFGEWDLRRENLIRSTEAEPQSGVSVEKFTMDADEDELDTPPFFRNR, encoded by the coding sequence ATGGCATTTTCATTTGAAGCAGCAGCAAGTCATGGTGCTGTCATTAAAGTAATTGGTGTCGGTGGTGGCGGTGGTAACGCCATCAACCGTATGATTGAAGAAGGTGTGGCTGGTGTTGAATTTATCGTAGCCAACACAGACGTACAAGCATTGAGTAGCTCAAAGGCAGAAACAGTTGTCCAATTGGGTCCTAAATTGACTCGTGGTTTGGGTGCTGGTGGTCAGCCTGAAGTTGGTCGCAAAGCAGCTGAAGAGAGTGAAGAAGCTTTGACCAATGTTCTTTCAGGAGCTGATATGGTCTTCATTACTGCTGGTATGGGCGGTGGATCTGGTACAGGGGCAGCTCCAGTGATTGCACGCATTGCAAAAAATTTGGGTGCTTTAACAGTTGCGGTTGTAACACGTCCATTTGGATTTGAAGGAAACAAGCGTGGCAACTTTGCGATTGAAGGAATTGAAGGTCTTCGTGAACAAGTAGATACACTCTTGATTATTTCAAACAACAACTTGCTTGAAATTGTTGATAAGAAAACTCCATTGTTGGAAGCCTTGAGTGAGGCTGATAACGTACTCCGTCAAGGTGTACAAGGGATTACCGATTTGATTACGAATCCTGGTTTGATCAACTTGGACTTCGCTGATGTGAAGACAGTGATGGAAAACAAAGGAAATGCTCTTATGGGTATTGGTATCGGTACAGGTGAAGATCGTGTTGTTGAAGCGGCTCGTAAAGCCATTTATTCACCACTTCTTGAAACAACAATTGATGGTGCTGAAGATGTCATTGTCAACGTAACTGGTGGTTACGATATGACGTTGACAGAAGCCGAAGAAGCTTCAGAGATTGTAAATCAAGCAGCTGGACAAGGTGTCAATATTTGGTTGGGAACATCAATCGATGAGTCAATGAAAGATGAAATCCGAGTAACTGTGGTTGCAACTGGTGTTCGTGAAGAACCAACAGAGCGTGCTAGCCGTTCACGTGTATCAGAGCATGTAGCACCTCGTCGCACTCAGCATTTTGATTTACCAACCAATCCTACGCCGTCTGCTAGCCGTGATGTGACTCAACCTGAGTCACCAAAAGCATCAGCATTTGGTGAATGGGATTTACGTCGTGAAAACTTAATCCGTTCTACAGAAGCAGAACCACAATCTGGTGTTTCCGTTGAAAAATTTACAATGGATGCGGATGAGGACGAATTAGATACACCGCCATTTTTCAGAAATCGTTAA
- the ftsA gene encoding cell division protein FtsA gives MVKSGFFTGLDIGTSSVKVLVAEYTDNEMNVIGVSSVKSAGVKDGIIVNIDVAAGAIKKALEQAEEKSGIRIDRVNVGLPANLLQIEPTQGMIPVTTDSQEITDLDVENVVKSALTKSMTPEREVISFIPEEFVVDGFQGIKDPRGMMGIRLEMRGMLYTGPRTILHNLRKTVERAGVQVENIVISPLALTRSVLNEGEREFGATVIDLGGGQTTVAVMRNQELQYTNIYQEGGDYITKDISKVLTTSQSIAENLKFNYGIAYPQDASDKEKFTVEVIGESTPVEVTERYLSEVVSARLRQIFDRVRQDLERTRALDLPGGVVLVGGGAILPGIAELAQEVLGANTKLFVPNQIGIRNPAFASVISFVEYVGGLEEVEKIAQRAVNGEADLRQKPIDFTVSRPRVVPTIQPEVTIPVETNEDNERSLHDFEEEHDETQSATRSNFTDRLRGLFGSMFE, from the coding sequence ATGGTAAAAAGCGGCTTTTTTACGGGTTTAGATATTGGTACAAGCTCCGTTAAAGTCTTGGTGGCTGAATATACAGATAATGAAATGAATGTGATCGGAGTTAGTAGCGTAAAAAGCGCTGGCGTTAAGGATGGCATTATTGTAAATATTGATGTAGCGGCAGGTGCGATTAAAAAAGCACTAGAACAAGCAGAAGAAAAATCAGGAATTCGTATTGATAGAGTAAATGTTGGTTTACCAGCAAATCTATTGCAAATTGAACCAACCCAAGGGATGATTCCTGTCACAACAGATTCTCAAGAAATTACAGATTTAGATGTTGAGAATGTAGTGAAGTCTGCTTTAACAAAGAGTATGACACCTGAGCGCGAAGTTATTTCCTTCATTCCAGAAGAGTTCGTTGTAGATGGCTTCCAAGGGATTAAAGATCCTCGTGGTATGATGGGGATTCGTTTGGAAATGCGTGGCATGCTTTATACTGGACCACGTACCATTCTTCATAACTTACGAAAAACAGTTGAACGTGCAGGTGTTCAGGTTGAGAACATTGTGATTTCACCACTTGCTCTTACACGCTCTGTTTTGAATGAAGGAGAACGTGAATTTGGTGCAACAGTGATTGATCTTGGTGGAGGTCAAACGACTGTAGCAGTTATGAGAAACCAAGAGTTGCAATATACGAATATTTACCAAGAAGGTGGAGACTACATCACTAAGGATATTTCTAAGGTATTGACAACGTCACAAAGTATTGCAGAAAACCTTAAATTCAACTACGGAATTGCATATCCGCAGGATGCAAGTGATAAGGAAAAATTCACTGTTGAGGTGATTGGAGAAAGCACACCTGTTGAAGTAACAGAACGTTATTTATCAGAAGTTGTTTCAGCCCGTCTTCGTCAAATTTTTGACCGAGTAAGACAGGATTTGGAACGTACTCGTGCTCTTGATTTGCCAGGCGGTGTTGTCTTGGTTGGTGGCGGTGCCATTTTACCAGGTATCGCAGAATTGGCCCAAGAAGTATTGGGAGCTAATACAAAACTTTTTGTTCCAAATCAAATTGGTATCCGCAATCCTGCTTTTGCTAGCGTGATTAGTTTTGTTGAATATGTTGGTGGTTTAGAAGAAGTTGAAAAGATTGCACAGCGCGCGGTAAATGGTGAAGCTGATTTGCGTCAAAAACCTATTGATTTTACTGTTTCTCGTCCTCGAGTTGTTCCAACTATTCAACCTGAGGTGACTATTCCTGTTGAGACAAACGAGGATAATGAAAGATCTCTTCATGATTTTGAAGAAGAGCATGATGAAACACAATCAGCGACAAGAAGCAATTTCACAGATCGTCTTCGTGGTTTGTTTGGTAGCATGTTTGAATAA
- a CDS encoding cell division protein FtsQ, producing MDEKDPKELVENKNSEPSLDLDSSVPTMDASDDEKSAFFEQWKSRHQAYLEQQNQQDEEVFVPVDEPEKKKNGFLKRWKKNKKTNETPTEITDDALEQELVTLKKKDPLPRMALLKAIPVLLGSLVLFLLSLYFITPFSKDKIISVQGNERLTAQEVEQLSLISNQDYIVTIALNAKNYAENIKKASPEISEATIAYRFPNAFTIHVKEYKLIGYLEENSQYYRILSSGEIASEAIPADQLPETYLLVKLTDKASIKSLAEQLAKVDETITSKIQEITLTPSKVTADLSTLTMTDGNTILVPLSEIDTKLPYYSKIVLDIVEPSVIDMEVGIYRYVKTSQ from the coding sequence ATGGATGAAAAAGACCCAAAAGAGTTGGTAGAAAATAAGAATTCAGAGCCATCTCTTGATTTAGATTCCTCTGTTCCAACAATGGATGCCTCAGATGATGAAAAAAGTGCCTTCTTTGAACAATGGAAATCACGGCATCAAGCTTATTTGGAGCAACAAAATCAGCAAGATGAAGAAGTTTTTGTTCCTGTAGATGAACCGGAAAAGAAAAAAAATGGCTTCCTAAAACGCTGGAAAAAAAACAAGAAAACGAATGAAACACCAACTGAAATAACGGATGATGCATTAGAACAAGAACTGGTTACTTTAAAGAAAAAGGATCCACTTCCTAGAATGGCCCTTTTAAAAGCAATCCCAGTTTTGCTGGGTAGTTTGGTTCTGTTTTTGCTTTCGCTGTATTTTATCACACCATTTAGTAAGGACAAAATCATCTCCGTACAAGGGAATGAGAGGTTAACTGCCCAAGAGGTCGAACAGCTCAGTTTGATTTCGAATCAGGATTATATTGTTACGATAGCATTGAATGCAAAAAATTATGCTGAGAACATCAAAAAAGCAAGTCCCGAGATTTCTGAAGCAACCATAGCCTATCGTTTTCCAAATGCCTTTACTATTCACGTTAAAGAGTATAAGTTGATAGGTTATCTGGAAGAAAACAGTCAATATTATCGGATTCTTTCCAGTGGAGAAATAGCTAGCGAAGCAATCCCAGCAGATCAACTTCCTGAAACCTATCTTTTAGTAAAATTGACAGATAAGGCATCAATCAAATCGCTTGCGGAGCAACTGGCCAAGGTGGATGAAACAATTACTTCCAAGATTCAAGAAATCACTTTAACACCAAGCAAAGTTACAGCGGATTTATCGACTTTGACCATGACAGATGGCAATACGATTTTGGTTCCTTTAAGTGAAATTGATACCAAGTTGCCATACTATTCAAAAATTGTGTTGGATATTGTCGAACCGTCTGTCATAGATATGGAAGTAGGAATCTATCGATATGTCAAAACTAGTCAATAA
- a CDS encoding UDP-N-acetylglucosamine--N-acetylmuramyl-(pentapeptide) pyrophosphoryl-undecaprenol N-acetylglucosamine transferase, translated as MKKIVFTGGGTVGHVTLNLLLMPRFIKDGWEVHYIGDRNGIEYEQIKNSGLDVQFHSIATGKLRRYFSFQNMVDVFKVGFGILQSIAIIAKIRPQALFSKGGFVSVPPVIAANLLRVPVFIHESDLSMGLANKIAYKFATTMYSTFEQPSELAKVKHVGAVTKVGQQTDKVTPIQLPEILSHFDKQLPTLLFVGGSGGAKVFNNLISQHAKILTDGFNIINLTGDARLNQLDKHIYRVDYITELYQPLMDFADVVVTRGGSNTLFELIAMKKLHLIVPLGRQASRGDQIENALYAEKKGYSRQISEEQFTVDTLLSEVEALLENKDFYIQNMEQSTEIQSVDSFYRLLMEDIGR; from the coding sequence ATGAAAAAAATTGTTTTTACAGGTGGAGGAACAGTTGGACACGTGACGCTCAATCTCCTTTTAATGCCTCGTTTCATCAAAGATGGTTGGGAAGTGCATTATATTGGGGATCGAAATGGGATTGAGTATGAGCAAATTAAAAATTCTGGCTTAGATGTCCAATTTCATTCCATCGCTACTGGGAAACTGCGTCGTTATTTCTCTTTCCAAAATATGGTGGATGTATTCAAGGTTGGGTTTGGCATTCTTCAATCCATTGCGATTATTGCCAAAATTCGTCCTCAAGCCCTATTTTCAAAAGGTGGCTTTGTTTCTGTACCACCAGTTATCGCAGCAAACTTGTTAAGAGTACCGGTCTTTATCCACGAATCTGATTTGTCGATGGGACTAGCCAATAAAATTGCCTATAAGTTTGCGACGACAATGTATAGTACCTTTGAGCAACCATCAGAACTGGCAAAAGTAAAACACGTTGGGGCAGTGACCAAGGTCGGGCAGCAAACAGACAAGGTTACTCCAATCCAATTACCTGAAATCCTAAGCCATTTTGACAAACAATTGCCGACTTTATTATTTGTTGGTGGTTCTGGTGGAGCTAAGGTATTTAATAATTTAATCAGCCAGCATGCTAAGATATTGACAGATGGTTTCAATATTATTAACTTGACTGGCGATGCACGACTCAACCAACTGGATAAACATATCTATCGTGTAGATTATATTACGGAGCTTTATCAACCCTTGATGGATTTTGCGGATGTCGTGGTGACACGTGGTGGTTCCAATACCTTATTTGAATTGATTGCAATGAAAAAATTGCATCTCATCGTTCCACTCGGCCGTCAAGCAAGTCGTGGAGATCAGATTGAAAATGCTCTGTATGCGGAGAAAAAAGGTTACTCTCGACAAATTAGTGAGGAGCAATTTACAGTTGATACCTTGTTGTCTGAGGTGGAAGCTTTGCTAGAAAACAAAGACTTTTATATCCAAAATATGGAACAATCTACTGAAATACAGTCAGTTGATAGTTTTTATCGCTTGTTAATGGAAGATATAGGAAGGTAG
- a CDS encoding UDP-N-acetylmuramoyl-L-alanine--D-glutamate ligase has product MKMIEQFKNKKVLVLGLAKSGESAARLLDKLGAIVTVNDGKPFDENPTAQSLLEEGIRVICGSHPLDLLDEDFALVVKNPGIRYDNPMVEKALQKGIPVWTEVELAYLISEAPIVGITGSNGKTTTTTMIAEVLNAGHKPAKLCGNIGYPASSVAQTATKDDTLVMELSSFQLMGTESFRPHIAVLTNLIASHIDYHGTFEDYVAAKWMIQRQMTEEDFIVLNVNQAEIKELALHTKANVVPFSTLEEVDGAYLADGKLYFKGEYVMDADQLGVPGAHNIENALATIAVAKILGVTNQAIQESLSAFGGVKHRLQFVGKINNVSFYNDSKSTNILATQKALSGFDNQKVVLIAGGLDRGNEFDDLVPDLVGLKKMVILGQSAPRVQRAAEKAGVGYISADEIADATRKAFKVAEPGDVVLLSPANASWDMYPNFEVRGDVFLQTYEELSK; this is encoded by the coding sequence ATGAAAATGATTGAACAATTTAAAAATAAAAAAGTATTAGTTTTGGGATTGGCAAAATCTGGTGAATCAGCTGCTCGTTTATTGGATAAATTGGGTGCGATTGTGACAGTGAATGATGGAAAACCATTTGATGAAAATCCGACGGCACAATCATTGTTAGAAGAAGGGATTCGTGTCATTTGTGGAAGTCATCCCTTGGATTTACTGGATGAAGATTTTGCGCTTGTTGTGAAAAATCCAGGTATTCGCTATGATAATCCGATGGTTGAAAAGGCTTTGCAAAAAGGAATTCCTGTGTGGACTGAGGTTGAATTGGCTTATTTGATTTCAGAGGCTCCAATTGTCGGCATTACTGGCTCTAATGGAAAAACAACTACAACCACTATGATTGCTGAAGTCTTAAATGCTGGACACAAACCTGCTAAATTATGTGGGAATATTGGCTATCCCGCTTCATCTGTGGCACAGACAGCAACAAAGGACGATACTTTGGTCATGGAGTTGTCTTCTTTCCAACTAATGGGAACAGAATCGTTCAGACCTCATATTGCAGTACTGACAAATTTGATTGCAAGCCATATTGATTACCATGGGACTTTTGAAGACTATGTGGCTGCGAAATGGATGATTCAACGTCAAATGACAGAAGAGGATTTCATTGTCTTGAACGTCAATCAAGCTGAAATCAAAGAATTGGCTCTACATACCAAAGCCAATGTTGTGCCATTTTCAACCTTGGAAGAGGTGGATGGTGCATATTTAGCTGATGGAAAATTGTACTTCAAGGGTGAATATGTCATGGACGCAGATCAGCTGGGTGTCCCAGGAGCTCATAATATCGAAAATGCCTTGGCTACCATTGCAGTTGCCAAGATTTTGGGAGTAACGAATCAGGCGATTCAAGAGAGTTTGTCTGCATTTGGTGGTGTGAAACACCGCCTACAGTTTGTTGGTAAAATAAACAATGTGTCATTCTATAACGATAGCAAGTCTACCAATATATTAGCAACTCAAAAAGCTCTTTCAGGATTTGATAATCAAAAGGTAGTATTGATTGCGGGCGGTTTGGATCGTGGCAATGAATTTGATGATTTAGTACCAGATCTTGTAGGCTTGAAGAAGATGGTTATCTTAGGTCAGTCAGCACCACGTGTGCAACGGGCTGCTGAAAAAGCTGGTGTTGGCTATATCTCGGCTGATGAGATTGCGGATGCTACTCGTAAGGCCTTTAAAGTTGCTGAACCAGGGGATGTTGTCCTTTTGAGCCCTGCAAATGCAAGTTGGGATATGTATCCTAATTTTGAGGTACGTGGCGATGTATTCCTACAAACCTATGAGGAGTTAAGTAAATAA
- a CDS encoding sortase, producing the protein MARTRQNGKRKIIDTIMVLILVAGLGVLSYPFVRNSLNDMINQQLIRHYQAEANQKSKEEYQQQLEKLEEMNRQFAYQNISPGFDPFSEEAKEIEQTKVIYEDHIIGVISIPKIAVRLPIFDQTTEAFLAKGASYLEGTSFPIGGESTHSVISGHRGLTEAKLFTDLPDLVKGDHFYIELGEAEIHAYQVDDIKVVEPTDVSSLQIEKGKDYITLVTCTPYMINSHRLLVRGHRVPYVPELMESEVKEAKVDYYTFMPIVILGLVLFLILIVIFRKFRRSRKSSPTRS; encoded by the coding sequence ATGGCTCGCACCAGACAAAACGGCAAGCGAAAAATAATTGATACAATTATGGTATTGATTTTGGTTGCTGGTCTAGGCGTTCTCTCCTACCCATTTGTTCGGAACTCTTTAAATGACATGATCAATCAACAGTTGATTCGTCATTATCAGGCAGAAGCTAATCAAAAAAGTAAAGAAGAGTACCAACAACAACTTGAAAAACTGGAGGAGATGAATAGGCAGTTTGCCTATCAAAATATCTCTCCAGGCTTTGATCCATTTTCGGAAGAGGCCAAAGAAATTGAGCAGACAAAGGTTATCTACGAAGATCATATCATCGGAGTAATTTCTATTCCTAAGATAGCGGTGCGCTTGCCTATTTTTGACCAGACAACAGAAGCATTTCTGGCTAAAGGGGCTAGCTATCTGGAAGGGACTTCATTTCCCATAGGAGGGGAGTCTACTCACTCGGTGATTTCTGGTCACCGTGGTCTGACGGAGGCAAAACTCTTTACAGATTTACCAGATTTGGTAAAGGGGGATCACTTTTATATCGAGCTTGGGGAAGCTGAGATACATGCCTACCAAGTGGATGATATCAAAGTGGTAGAACCGACAGATGTTAGTAGTTTGCAGATTGAGAAAGGGAAGGATTACATTACCCTTGTCACCTGTACACCTTATATGATTAACAGTCATCGCCTGCTCGTTCGTGGTCACCGGGTTCCTTATGTTCCAGAATTAATGGAAAGTGAAGTGAAGGAAGCAAAAGTTGACTACTACACCTTTATGCCGATAGTGATACTAGGATTGGTATTGTTCCTTATCCTCATAGTCATATTTAGAAAATTTAGAAGAAGCCGTAAATCTTCTCCCACACGTTCATAG
- a CDS encoding isopeptide-forming domain-containing fimbrial protein, with protein sequence MKKIKVFALLATLFVGIFSNLFTPVVSAVEPSGDATVTIHKLKNKTGPIVNTGNVLDGYTASDFLDGITYNVYDVTAAYHAKYNEVYTSTDAQAADNTARDYVQGTAGHAPKFEGTSYVATLKGTQTTATAEAATELVPKGAATFTLPKKSGGKDAVYVFVEQPKTGITAAENNLVLSFPVYQLDGNGKNTDNELSTIHLYPKNTTEDITPVKDITTPNSDGAKPVEHNNYNIGQDIGFKLSTKIPANIGIKEVDGVTPHYNTFGLIDTHDTTLTFNPTGTHKLEVAGTSVVLSEGKTADYTIVVGEPAPAEGKATFKVKLTQEGINKLATHGGKNLEFTYTMKLNATAVMDTKNVNKVTVEYGRKTDTFDDVVTKPGNEKEVYTGGYGFIKTDVSTNKPLAKAEFVVRDADATTAKYLKIDDTTKEISWVNSVTDATIFKTGEDGIVDIKGLTYGTYYLEETKAPTDYVQLTKRIGFDVKFDSYKTTTTTPHNVANTPKGFLPSTGGAGIILFVALGAAMVGLAGVYFTSRRKDA encoded by the coding sequence ATGAAAAAGATTAAAGTTTTTGCTTTACTAGCGACACTTTTTGTCGGTATCTTTAGCAATCTGTTTACCCCAGTCGTATCGGCTGTAGAACCGAGTGGCGATGCAACTGTTACGATCCACAAATTGAAAAATAAAACTGGACCTATTGTTAACACTGGTAATGTGTTAGATGGTTACACTGCCTCTGATTTCTTAGATGGTATCACATATAATGTCTATGATGTGACTGCTGCATACCACGCTAAGTACAACGAAGTTTATACATCAACAGATGCTCAAGCTGCTGATAATACAGCTCGTGACTATGTTCAAGGAACTGCGGGTCATGCTCCTAAATTTGAAGGTACTTCTTATGTGGCTACTCTAAAAGGTACACAAACGACAGCTACAGCTGAAGCAGCTACAGAGTTAGTTCCAAAAGGTGCTGCAACATTTACCTTACCTAAAAAATCAGGTGGTAAAGATGCAGTCTACGTCTTTGTAGAACAACCTAAAACTGGTATTACTGCTGCTGAAAACAACTTAGTACTTAGCTTCCCAGTATATCAATTAGATGGTAATGGAAAAAACACTGACAATGAATTATCAACTATTCATTTGTATCCAAAAAACACTACGGAAGATATCACTCCAGTAAAAGATATCACAACTCCAAATTCAGATGGTGCTAAACCTGTTGAACATAACAACTATAATATCGGTCAAGATATTGGTTTCAAATTATCAACAAAAATCCCTGCTAATATTGGCATTAAAGAAGTTGATGGCGTAACACCACACTACAACACTTTTGGTTTAATCGATACTCATGACACAACATTGACATTTAATCCAACAGGGACTCATAAATTGGAAGTTGCTGGAACATCAGTTGTTCTTTCTGAGGGAAAAACAGCTGACTATACTATCGTAGTTGGTGAACCTGCTCCAGCTGAAGGAAAAGCTACCTTCAAAGTGAAATTGACTCAAGAAGGTATTAACAAACTTGCTACGCATGGTGGTAAGAATCTTGAATTCACTTATACAATGAAATTGAATGCTACTGCAGTGATGGACACTAAAAATGTCAACAAAGTAACTGTTGAATATGGTCGTAAGACAGATACTTTCGATGACGTTGTGACAAAACCAGGTAACGAAAAAGAAGTGTACACTGGTGGTTACGGTTTCATCAAGACTGACGTTAGCACAAACAAACCACTTGCAAAAGCAGAGTTCGTTGTACGTGATGCAGATGCTACTACCGCAAAATACTTGAAGATTGATGACACGACAAAAGAAATTTCATGGGTTAATTCTGTAACGGATGCAACTATATTCAAAACTGGTGAAGACGGTATCGTTGACATCAAAGGTTTGACTTATGGTACTTACTATCTTGAAGAAACGAAAGCACCAACAGACTATGTGCAATTGACTAAACGTATTGGGTTCGATGTTAAATTTGATTCATATAAAACTACAACTACAACTCCACATAACGTTGCTAATACACCTAAAGGTTTCCTTCCTTCAACTGGTGGTGCAGGTATCATCCTCTTTGTAGCTCTTGGTGCTGCTATGGTTGGTCTTGCAGGTGTTTACTTTACATCTCGTCGTAAAGATGCCTAA